TGAACACGACAAAGAAGAAGGTGAGGCTGAACACGGGGTCGATGGTGTAGTCGCCGGGGAAGACCTTGCCGTAGATGATCTCGCCGTCCGGAATGGAGAGGCCGGTGGTGATCGCCCAGATGATGAGGAAGAGCACGGCCGGGATGGCGATGAGCTTGGGCAGGTGCTTGGGCGAGCTCATCCATTCGCCGAGAACGGCGGGCTTGGTGAGCTTCTTGTACGTGATGTTGCGGGCGGCGGCGAGCAGTTCGGCCGGGTTTGCGCCCCGGGGGCAGTAGTCGGAGCAGGCGCCGCAGTTGTGGCAGAGCCAGATGTCGATGTCATCAAGGAGCTTGTCCTTGAGACCCCACTGGGCCCAGATCATTTCCTTACGCGGATAGGGGTTGTCCTCCGGAGCGAGGGGGCAGACCACGCTGCAGGTGGCGCATTGGTAGCACCGTTTGAGCGTGTCGCCGCCGGCTTCCCGGAGTTCGTTGATGAACTCCCTGTCTGGCTCGATGCGAACCGGCTGAGGCATGGGCTTCTCCTTGACAGTTGATGAAAAGGGCGCCGTTCCCGGTGTGGGCTGGAACCGGGAGGCGTGCCCGATCAATTGTGAATCCTGCTTGTGAAATTTGTAATAAGCAAGGCGATGCTTACCAGGACTTCGCACAAAAACCAACCCCATGAGCCTTTATCCTGTCCGAAAAGTCACCGGAAATGAGTGACGGCGCATGACCGGCGCTGGTCAAGACGTCATGGTCCGTGGTACGTTTTTGAGATGATCCGTTTTCTTTTCTTCCCGATCCTGATCTGTATTGCAACCTTGTGGCTTGGGGCAGGGCCGTGCAGCGCTCAGGGCGACAAACCCGTGGCCGTGGCCTCCACAACCCAGGTGGCGGACTTCGCGCGTCATGTGGCCGGAGACGATATCGACGTACGCTGTATTCTGGCCCCCGGCGCCGATCCACATACCTACGTGCCCACGCCCGGGGATGTGAAGATGGTCGCCGACGCCGACATCGCCTTGCAGAATGGCATGTACCTGGAAGGTAACAACTGGATGGCCAAGCTTGCAGAGGATGCGGGCAAACCTCTGGTTGTCTGCACAGAGGGCGTCGCGCCCATTGGCTTGGAGTACGAGGGCCGGCAGGTGCAGGACCCCCACGCCTGGTTCGATCCGGCGAACGCGGCCGTGTATGTGCACAATATCACACACGCTTTTGTGGAGCTGGACCCGGACAATGCCGAAAACTACCGGGCTCGCGCCAGGCTTTACCTTGCCCAGCTCAGGGCCCTGGACGGCTGGATCCGCGCGCAGGTTGCCAACGTTCCGCCGAAAGAGCGGGTCCTGGTCACCAGCCACGACGCCTTCAACTACTTTTGCAGGGCGTATCATTTCAATCCGGACAATGACTATATGAGCCTGGCCCCCATGGGCTGGTCCACCGGGTCCGAGGTGGGCGGAGGCATGACGCCGTCTTCCCGCAGCCGGGTCGTGCAGTCTCTGCAGGAGAGCGGCGCCCGCGCCGTGTTCGTGGAAACGAGCGTGAACCCGAAGCTGCTGCGGGAAATCGCCCGGGAGGCCGGCGTGGCCATAGGCGGCTCGCTGTATTCCGACTCCATGGGCGAGGGAGGCTCCGCAGGCGAGACGTACATCGGCATGATGCGCGAGAATACACTGACCATAGTCCGGGCCCTGACCACTGGCCTGGAGCAGAGCGGGCAATAGATGCGTCTTCTCGGCGTGGTTCTTGTCTGGGCAGCCATACTGTGCGCCCTCGGCCTGTTCCTGATGGGACGGGATCGTCCGGCGCGAACGGTGGCCCCTGCAGCTGTGGAGTCCGGCAGCGGGAGCGCCTTCGACTCCGCCGGGTACACCCTGGAGATTACACCGAGCTTCGCGCCTGCGCCCGATTCGTTTGCGTTGCCGGGTGATCCACTGGCCCGCTCCGGTCTCGTAGTCAGCAGGAACGGTCACATCCTTTATACATATGAAAACGGCGGGGAGCAGGGAGCGACCATCGAACTGCACCCTGCGCCCGGAATCGAGCCGGGATTGGTGGAATATCTCGTGGAAGCGTCTGCGGTGCAGGATGCGAACGGTTCGCCGCAGTCCGCAGCCCTGCGTGTCCGGTTGTTGCAT
This genomic interval from Oceanidesulfovibrio indonesiensis contains the following:
- a CDS encoding metal ABC transporter solute-binding protein, Zn/Mn family; protein product: MIRFLFFPILICIATLWLGAGPCSAQGDKPVAVASTTQVADFARHVAGDDIDVRCILAPGADPHTYVPTPGDVKMVADADIALQNGMYLEGNNWMAKLAEDAGKPLVVCTEGVAPIGLEYEGRQVQDPHAWFDPANAAVYVHNITHAFVELDPDNAENYRARARLYLAQLRALDGWIRAQVANVPPKERVLVTSHDAFNYFCRAYHFNPDNDYMSLAPMGWSTGSEVGGGMTPSSRSRVVQSLQESGARAVFVETSVNPKLLREIAREAGVAIGGSLYSDSMGEGGSAGETYIGMMRENTLTIVRALTTGLEQSGQ